Proteins from a single region of Amycolatopsis sp. CA-230715:
- the ftsY gene encoding signal recognition particle-docking protein FtsY, producing the protein MSSNLWFWIVLLAVIVLVIGLVSGLVIARKRKISLGEPDQQEAERKPKATGYTAGGGIALAPGGEKTAPGGEKTAPGEEKPAPEEEAPEPEPHPAGERTEVDGQPAVGDDASVPRDSPQRSVVDVGLPPEPEAAPEPVEEIEPATGRLERLRGRLSKSRSMFGQSLLGLLGAGDLDEDSWQEVEDTLLVADLGAATTNEIVEKLRAELNRRAVRSSEEARGVLHEVLTEALGPDSDRSVRALPHIVDGRKQPAVVLVAGVNGTGKTTTTGKLARVLVAQGSQVLLGAADTFRAAAADQLQTWAERVGAEVVRGKEAADPAAVAFDAVKRGVDAEVDAVLIDTAGRLHTKTGLMDELGKVKRVVEKQAKVDEVLLVLDATTGQNGLAQARVFSEIVDVTGIVLTKLDGTAKGGIVFQVQRELGVPVKLVGLGEGPDDLAPFEPSAFVNALLG; encoded by the coding sequence GTGTCGAGCAACCTCTGGTTCTGGATCGTCCTGCTGGCCGTCATCGTGCTGGTGATCGGTCTCGTCAGCGGGCTGGTGATCGCGCGCAAGCGCAAGATCAGCCTCGGCGAGCCCGACCAGCAGGAGGCCGAGCGGAAGCCGAAGGCCACCGGGTACACCGCCGGTGGCGGGATCGCCCTTGCCCCCGGCGGGGAGAAAACAGCCCCCGGTGGGGAGAAAACCGCCCCCGGCGAGGAAAAACCCGCCCCGGAGGAGGAAGCACCGGAGCCCGAGCCGCATCCGGCCGGTGAGCGGACCGAGGTCGACGGGCAGCCCGCCGTCGGCGACGACGCGTCCGTGCCGAGGGACTCGCCCCAGCGGAGCGTGGTCGACGTCGGCCTGCCTCCCGAACCCGAAGCGGCGCCGGAACCCGTCGAGGAGATCGAGCCAGCCACGGGCAGGCTCGAGCGGCTGCGCGGCAGGCTGTCGAAGTCGCGGTCGATGTTCGGGCAGAGCCTGCTCGGCCTGCTCGGCGCGGGCGACCTCGACGAGGACTCGTGGCAGGAGGTCGAGGACACGCTGCTCGTCGCCGATCTCGGCGCGGCCACCACGAACGAGATCGTCGAGAAGCTGCGCGCCGAGTTGAACCGGCGTGCCGTGCGGTCCTCGGAGGAAGCCCGCGGCGTGCTGCACGAGGTGCTCACCGAGGCGCTCGGCCCGGACAGCGACCGGTCGGTGCGCGCGCTGCCGCACATCGTGGACGGGCGCAAGCAGCCCGCGGTCGTGCTGGTCGCCGGGGTCAACGGCACCGGGAAGACCACCACCACCGGCAAGCTCGCGCGCGTGCTCGTCGCGCAGGGCAGCCAGGTCCTGCTCGGCGCGGCGGACACCTTCCGCGCCGCGGCCGCCGATCAGCTCCAGACCTGGGCGGAGCGCGTCGGCGCCGAGGTGGTCCGGGGCAAGGAGGCCGCCGACCCCGCGGCCGTCGCGTTCGACGCGGTCAAGCGCGGCGTCGACGCCGAAGTGGACGCGGTGCTCATCGACACCGCGGGTCGCCTGCACACCAAGACCGGCCTGATGGACGAGCTGGGCAAGGTCAAGCGCGTGGTGGAAAAGCAGGCGAAGGTCGACGAGGTGCTGCTCGTGCTCGACGCCACCACCGGCCAGAACGGGCTCGCGCAGGCGCGGGTGTTCTCCGAGATCGTCGACGTCACCGGCATCGTGCTGACCAAGCTCGACGGCACCGCGAAGGGCGGCATCGTCTTCCAGGTGCAACGCGAACTCGGCGTTCCCGTCAAGCTCGTCGGCCTCGGCGAGGGCCCCGACGACCTCGCTCCCTTCGAACCCTCGGCCTTCGTGAACGCCCTGCTCGGCTGA
- a CDS encoding FHA domain-containing protein: MDVGRPLPAAYGSLARGVPVSAVGTLFALSLAGGITLGPKEGRSIIFGRNRPEVHVCLGEDDPKVSRQHGTLAHHEGAWWIANTGKLPIRLPGSRLLFGDEEPVPLAEGYTPLFVRGSHNREHLLEAYVTGSTGIKPPPRHAEITQPPRTWLLQADERLALIVLGQRYLLHELRPQPLSWRQAAAQLALLHPDAGWTAKRVEHVVVAVRNRLSRGGVPGLTREEVGEPVGNTLNDNLLKELLLSTTLVPPDLTLLDDLTPPD, encoded by the coding sequence ATGGACGTCGGGCGACCGCTGCCCGCGGCGTACGGCAGCCTGGCGCGGGGTGTGCCCGTCTCGGCGGTGGGCACGCTGTTCGCGCTCAGCCTCGCCGGGGGGATCACGCTCGGCCCGAAGGAAGGCCGCTCGATCATCTTCGGCCGCAACCGGCCCGAGGTGCACGTGTGCCTCGGCGAAGACGATCCGAAGGTGAGCAGGCAGCACGGCACGCTGGCGCACCACGAAGGGGCGTGGTGGATCGCCAACACCGGCAAGCTGCCGATCCGGCTGCCCGGCTCGCGGCTGCTCTTCGGCGACGAGGAGCCGGTGCCGCTCGCCGAGGGGTACACACCCCTGTTCGTCCGCGGCTCGCACAACCGCGAGCACCTGCTCGAGGCGTACGTGACCGGGTCGACCGGCATCAAACCGCCGCCGAGGCACGCGGAGATCACGCAGCCGCCGCGCACCTGGCTGCTGCAGGCCGACGAACGGCTGGCGCTGATCGTGCTCGGCCAGCGCTACCTGCTGCACGAGCTGCGCCCGCAACCGCTTTCGTGGCGCCAGGCCGCCGCGCAGCTCGCACTCCTGCACCCCGACGCGGGCTGGACGGCGAAACGGGTCGAGCACGTCGTCGTCGCGGTGCGGAACCGGCTTTCCCGCGGCGGGGTCCCCGGGCTGACCAGGGAGGAGGTCGGCGAGCCCGTCGGCAACACGCTCAACGACAACCTGCTCAAGGAACTCCTGCTGTCCACCACCCTGGTCCCGCCGGACCTGACCCTGCTGGACGACCTCACCCCGCCGGACTGA
- a CDS encoding serine/threonine-protein kinase, with amino-acid sequence MTVRAGALIAGRYRLDEQIGSGGMGVVWKATDSELDRVVAVKLAHSHHDDARLRRLQEEAKIAAGLSHPHIVTLFDLVLDESACWLVMEYVPSRNLGEVLDADGKLPADEVARIGSQLASALETVHARGIVHGDVAPSNVLIAENGTAKLTDFGISRAVWSDETVTDSGLVRGTPAYLPPEIATGGELSRASDMFSLGATLFAAAEGVSPLGADGNPLAFVHRSAGGQIAEPTVGGRLGGTLSRLLAVDPAARPTAAETVALLDGTAQSGPEDVDEPPPEGHGRKRFIAIGAAVVAAAVITTVVLVTQRESPPPTAAPPSAPQQPAPAASGVIGDPRTVDPCALTDAAALSRFGAAMVFGDAANFSRCDVMIQQEHNDVADVKIQLKNPSAPEPGPGQRIERRGGTTVIANPRSGDECERTLVLPDQYLVSVLVEQVRKTPVDVCAAADTATGSAVEAVSKGQLARRTNPPPPNSIAHADACALLDPPALVHVPGAEPRGDAGFGNWTCRWNTPDGYVEVKFDRHPPLSTEDGDRTQLAGHTVYLKPNGDGDTTCMAKIVHRTYTNAGGEQTTELAQLVVEGDSATTILCDRTKTLAAAVASKMPAT; translated from the coding sequence GTGACGGTACGCGCCGGTGCCCTGATCGCGGGGCGCTATCGACTCGACGAGCAGATCGGCTCGGGCGGGATGGGCGTCGTGTGGAAAGCGACGGACTCCGAGCTCGACCGGGTGGTCGCGGTCAAACTCGCCCACTCCCACCACGACGACGCCCGGCTCAGACGCCTCCAAGAGGAGGCGAAGATCGCCGCGGGCCTGAGCCACCCGCACATCGTGACCCTCTTCGACCTGGTGCTCGACGAGTCGGCCTGCTGGCTCGTGATGGAGTACGTGCCCTCGCGCAACCTCGGTGAGGTGCTCGACGCCGACGGCAAGCTGCCCGCCGACGAGGTCGCCCGCATCGGCTCGCAGCTCGCGAGCGCGCTGGAAACGGTGCACGCGCGCGGCATCGTCCACGGCGATGTCGCGCCGAGCAACGTGCTGATCGCCGAGAACGGCACCGCCAAGCTCACCGATTTCGGGATTTCCCGCGCGGTGTGGAGCGACGAGACGGTGACCGACAGCGGTCTGGTGCGCGGCACCCCCGCCTACCTTCCACCCGAGATCGCCACCGGCGGCGAGCTGTCGCGCGCCTCGGACATGTTCTCCCTCGGTGCCACCCTGTTCGCCGCCGCGGAGGGCGTTTCCCCGCTCGGCGCCGACGGGAACCCGCTCGCCTTCGTGCACCGGTCCGCGGGCGGGCAGATCGCCGAGCCGACCGTGGGTGGGCGGCTCGGCGGCACGCTGTCGCGCCTGCTCGCGGTCGACCCCGCGGCCCGGCCGACCGCGGCCGAGACGGTGGCACTCCTCGACGGCACCGCCCAATCCGGCCCGGAGGACGTCGACGAGCCACCGCCCGAAGGGCACGGCCGCAAGCGGTTCATCGCGATCGGCGCCGCGGTCGTGGCCGCCGCGGTGATCACCACCGTCGTGCTGGTCACCCAGCGGGAGTCCCCGCCGCCGACGGCCGCACCGCCGTCCGCGCCGCAGCAGCCCGCGCCCGCGGCGAGCGGCGTGATCGGTGACCCGAGGACGGTGGATCCCTGCGCGCTGACCGACGCGGCCGCGCTGAGCCGGTTCGGCGCCGCGATGGTCTTCGGGGACGCCGCCAACTTCAGCCGGTGCGACGTGATGATCCAGCAGGAGCACAACGACGTCGCCGACGTCAAGATCCAGCTGAAGAACCCGTCCGCCCCCGAACCGGGGCCGGGCCAGCGCATCGAGCGCCGCGGCGGCACCACGGTCATCGCGAACCCGCGGTCCGGCGACGAATGCGAGCGCACGCTGGTGCTGCCCGACCAGTACCTGGTTTCGGTGCTCGTCGAACAGGTGCGGAAGACGCCGGTGGACGTGTGCGCCGCGGCGGACACGGCCACCGGCAGCGCCGTCGAAGCGGTGTCGAAGGGACAGCTCGCGCGGCGCACCAACCCTCCGCCCCCGAACTCGATCGCCCACGCCGACGCCTGCGCGCTGCTCGACCCGCCCGCGCTCGTCCACGTGCCCGGCGCGGAGCCGAGGGGCGACGCCGGGTTCGGGAACTGGACCTGCCGCTGGAACACCCCCGACGGGTACGTGGAGGTGAAGTTCGACCGCCACCCCCCACTGTCCACTGAGGACGGTGACCGCACCCAGCTCGCCGGGCACACCGTGTACCTGAAACCCAACGGGGACGGCGACACCACGTGCATGGCGAAGATCGTGCACCGCACTTACACGAACGCGGGCGGCGAACAGACCACCGAACTCGCCCAGCTCGTGGTCGAAGGCGATTCGGCCACCACCATCCTGTGCGACCGGACGAAAACGCTCGCCGCGGCCGTGGCGAGCAAGATGCCCGCAACCTGA
- a CDS encoding IclR family transcriptional regulator produces the protein MVAEKPGRDGGVQSLQRAFELLEHLADTGGEASLSELAASSGLPMPTIHRLIRTLVALGYVHQNTNRRYALGARLIRLGEQASMQFGAWARPLLGELVDEVGETANLAVLERDEVVYVAQVPSKHSMRMFTEVGRRLLPHGTGVGKAILSQLPAEDVRVLLARTGMPAYTEHTHTDPDRLLEHLGEIAAQGYALDESEQELGVRCVAVPVTCVPTPAAISVSGPEGRLTKDAVGRIAPVVQRIAKTLAAQLVLTRPE, from the coding sequence GTGGTGGCGGAGAAACCGGGGAGGGACGGCGGCGTCCAGTCGCTGCAACGCGCCTTCGAGCTGCTGGAACACCTCGCGGACACCGGTGGCGAGGCGAGCCTCTCCGAGCTCGCGGCCAGCTCCGGGCTGCCGATGCCGACCATCCACCGGCTCATCCGGACCCTGGTCGCGCTCGGTTACGTCCACCAGAACACGAACCGGCGCTACGCGCTCGGCGCGCGGCTCATCCGGCTGGGTGAGCAGGCGAGCATGCAGTTCGGCGCGTGGGCGCGGCCGCTGCTGGGCGAACTCGTCGACGAGGTGGGCGAGACCGCGAACCTCGCGGTGCTCGAACGCGACGAGGTGGTCTACGTGGCGCAGGTGCCGTCGAAGCATTCGATGCGCATGTTCACCGAGGTCGGCAGGCGCCTGCTGCCGCACGGCACCGGCGTCGGCAAGGCGATCCTGTCGCAGCTGCCAGCCGAGGACGTGCGCGTGCTGCTCGCGCGCACCGGTATGCCCGCCTACACCGAGCACACCCACACCGATCCCGACCGGCTGCTGGAGCACCTCGGCGAGATCGCCGCGCAGGGCTACGCGCTCGACGAAAGCGAGCAGGAGCTGGGGGTCCGCTGCGTCGCGGTACCGGTGACCTGCGTGCCGACCCCCGCCGCGATCTCGGTGTCCGGTCCCGAAGGGCGGCTGACGAAGGACGCCGTCGGGCGGATCGCGCCCGTGGTGCAGCGCATCGCGAAGACACTGGCCGCGCAGCTCGTGCTGACCAGGCCGGAATGA